A genome region from Deinococcota bacterium includes the following:
- a CDS encoding Uma2 family endonuclease, protein MVQSARKQPPLSVEDYLALEASAAVKHEYVAGALHAQAGASRRHNRIALTIASKLLSAAHDTPCRVSISDVKLRIDDGNSALFYYPDVMVACGPEPQDPLIETEPCLLVEVTSPSTESIDRREKWLSYRRLLSLKVYVIVHQEERRVSRHYRDETGMWWHAEVAGEGLVPLPCPELTLSLEGIYEGSS, encoded by the coding sequence GTGGTACAGTCCGCCCGCAAGCAGCCCCCGCTCAGCGTCGAAGACTATCTGGCCCTCGAGGCGTCCGCCGCGGTCAAGCACGAGTACGTGGCGGGAGCGCTCCATGCGCAGGCAGGCGCGAGCAGGCGTCACAACCGCATCGCGCTGACTATCGCCTCAAAACTCCTCAGCGCCGCTCACGACACACCCTGCCGCGTCTCCATCAGCGACGTCAAGCTCCGCATCGACGACGGCAATTCAGCGCTCTTTTACTACCCGGACGTGATGGTCGCCTGCGGCCCCGAGCCACAAGACCCGCTCATCGAAACCGAGCCTTGCCTGCTCGTCGAGGTCACCTCGCCCAGCACCGAGAGCATCGATCGGCGCGAGAAATGGCTGAGCTACCGGCGGCTGCTGAGCTTAAAGGTCTACGTGATCGTTCATCAAGAAGAAAGGCGGGTCAGCCGCCACTACCGCGACGAAACGGGCATGTGGTGGCATGCGGAGGTAGCGGGTGAGGGCCTCGTGCCACTTCCCTGCCCGGAGCTAACCCTCTCGCTCGAGGGCATCTACGAAGGCTCGAGCTGA
- a CDS encoding P1 family peptidase, protein MTAESAPVPPKPRARDLGVPFEGETGSLNAITDVAGVEVGHCTLVSGEGPLRVGFGPVRTGVTAVLPQGRTRNEAVPAAWFSLNGNGEMTGTAWLEESGLLGGPVMITNTHSVGTVRDAVIAWLIRRDLKRGPFVLPVVAETYDGWLSDIDGFHVRAEHAFEALDGARGGSFQEGAVGGGTGMIAYHFKGGIGTSSRRLAEAYGGYTLGVLVQANYGRREELIIAGVPVGREIGSHMPERGTTASGDGSIIIIVATDAPLLPHQLGRLAKRASLGLARSGSVAHNGSGDLFLAFSTAAPARREGVEVWRALPNGEMDALFTATVQATEEAIVNALVAAETMTGVEGRTVHALPHDLLRQALLKYKRLSGPS, encoded by the coding sequence ATGACGGCTGAGTCGGCACCTGTTCCGCCCAAACCCAGAGCGCGCGATTTGGGCGTGCCCTTCGAGGGTGAGACGGGATCCCTCAACGCCATCACCGACGTGGCCGGGGTCGAAGTCGGTCACTGCACCCTCGTCTCCGGCGAGGGACCCTTGCGCGTCGGCTTTGGCCCCGTCCGCACGGGCGTGACCGCTGTCTTGCCCCAGGGCAGGACCAGGAACGAAGCCGTTCCCGCGGCCTGGTTCTCGCTGAATGGCAACGGCGAGATGACGGGCACGGCCTGGCTCGAGGAGTCCGGGTTGTTGGGGGGCCCGGTGATGATCACCAACACCCACAGCGTCGGGACGGTGCGGGACGCGGTCATCGCCTGGCTCATCCGGCGCGACCTGAAGCGCGGCCCCTTCGTCCTGCCGGTGGTGGCCGAGACCTACGACGGCTGGCTCAGCGACATCGACGGCTTTCACGTGAGGGCGGAGCATGCCTTTGAGGCGCTCGACGGGGCTCGGGGCGGTAGCTTTCAGGAGGGCGCCGTAGGTGGCGGCACCGGCATGATCGCCTACCACTTCAAGGGCGGCATCGGCACCTCGTCGAGGCGGCTGGCTGAAGCGTATGGCGGCTACACCCTGGGGGTGCTGGTCCAGGCCAACTACGGCCGCCGTGAGGAGCTGATCATCGCCGGTGTGCCCGTGGGCAGAGAGATCGGCAGCCACATGCCCGAGCGCGGGACGACAGCCTCGGGCGACGGCTCGATCATCATCATCGTGGCGACCGACGCGCCGCTCTTGCCCCACCAGCTAGGGCGCCTCGCCAAGCGCGCCTCCCTGGGCCTGGCTCGCAGCGGCAGCGTCGCCCACAACGGCTCCGGCGACCTTTTTCTCGCCTTTTCCACGGCGGCGCCCGCACGCCGTGAGGGGGTGGAGGTCTGGCGGGCGCTTCCCAACGGCGAGATGGACGCGCTCTTCACGGCGACCGTGCAGGCTACCGAGGAGGCCATCGTCAACGCCCTGGTCGCCGCCGAGACGATGACCGGCGTCGAGGGTCGGACCGTTCATGCGCTCCCTCACGACCTCCTGCGGCAGGCACTCCTAAAGTACAAGCGCCTGAGCGGTCCCTCCTAA
- a CDS encoding SDR family oxidoreductase: MATRPPIDNGTVLITGASAGIGRELARQLAPRARTLVLVARRAERLGALRAELLAANPELSVYLAPCDLSDPGAVCAMLEEVLDKVGDIDILVNNAGLGNQNLYERADWARVQEIIQVNVLALALLTHRLVGPMVARGRGGILNIGSGAGLALLPGAAAYVGSKHFVNGFTETLRLELTATGVAVTQVCPGPVDTEFDQAAGIEGFDAGPPIPALSAAQCAREALRGFEKGSALVFPGFAYRSLMILLGVLPRALQRAMLRPAARRLRRSSPSSPPSPPPKGDAP, encoded by the coding sequence ATGGCTACCCGTCCACCCATCGACAACGGCACCGTTCTCATCACCGGCGCGTCCGCCGGCATCGGCCGGGAGTTGGCGCGCCAGCTCGCCCCCAGGGCCCGCACCCTGGTGCTGGTCGCACGCCGCGCCGAGCGGTTGGGGGCGCTGCGTGCTGAACTGCTGGCGGCCAACCCCGAGCTGAGCGTCTATCTGGCGCCCTGCGACCTGAGCGACCCCGGGGCCGTCTGCGCCATGCTCGAGGAGGTTCTCGACAAGGTCGGCGATATCGATATCCTCGTCAACAATGCCGGCCTGGGCAATCAGAACCTCTACGAGCGCGCGGACTGGGCGCGCGTCCAGGAGATCATTCAGGTGAACGTCTTAGCGCTCGCCCTGCTCACCCACCGGCTGGTGGGGCCGATGGTGGCGAGGGGCCGGGGCGGCATCCTCAACATCGGCTCGGGGGCCGGTCTGGCGCTGCTGCCCGGCGCCGCGGCCTATGTGGGCAGCAAGCACTTCGTCAACGGCTTTACCGAGACGCTCCGCTTGGAACTCACGGCTACGGGCGTGGCCGTGACGCAGGTCTGTCCCGGGCCCGTCGACACCGAATTCGACCAGGCGGCCGGGATCGAGGGTTTCGACGCGGGGCCGCCCATTCCCGCGCTGTCGGCGGCGCAGTGCGCCAGGGAGGCCCTGCGCGGCTTCGAGAAGGGCAGCGCGCTGGTCTTTCCCGGCTTCGCCTACCGGTCGCTGATGATACTCCTGGGGGTCTTGCCGCGCGCTTTGCAGCGCGCCATGCTGCGGCCCGCCGCCCGCCGCCTTCGCCGCTCGTCACCGTCATCACCACCGTCACCACCACCCAAAGGAGACGCGCCGTGA
- a CDS encoding NAD(P)H-binding protein has translation MSEETVAVVGATGMLGEPVARQLLRDGFAVRLLVRDVQRAQEKLGPDFSYVPAELASADSLRRALEGCAGVHVSLQAAGGPEAIARVEHQGTTRLAAIAAEQGLSRLSFLSGMYAGEAFADAPAERAKAKAEEAIRRSGVPFTIFKPSYFMETLPRHVQGRYAVVLGRQPHPLHMVAAGDYARMVSSAYRKPEAANKSLYVFGPEAVTISEALRLYTSLAEPGKRVMVAPLPLMSALDTIFMGRRLARTLALMKVMQRVGEVGDPSEANRLLGAPATTLHSWCELQRRGQSAVDRQA, from the coding sequence GTGAGCGAGGAGACGGTTGCCGTGGTCGGGGCGACCGGGATGCTCGGCGAGCCCGTGGCCCGGCAGCTTCTGCGCGACGGCTTCGCGGTGCGGCTGCTGGTGCGCGATGTCCAGAGAGCGCAAGAAAAACTCGGGCCGGACTTTAGCTACGTCCCGGCCGAGTTGGCGAGCGCCGACTCGCTCAGGCGCGCGCTCGAGGGCTGCGCGGGCGTCCACGTCAGCCTGCAAGCCGCCGGGGGTCCGGAGGCCATCGCTAGGGTCGAGCACCAGGGAACGACACGCCTCGCGGCCATCGCCGCCGAGCAGGGCCTGTCGCGGCTGAGCTTTCTCTCGGGGATGTACGCCGGTGAGGCGTTCGCGGACGCTCCGGCGGAACGGGCCAAAGCGAAAGCCGAGGAAGCGATCCGCCGGAGCGGTGTCCCCTTCACCATCTTCAAGCCCAGCTACTTTATGGAGACGCTGCCGCGGCACGTTCAGGGCAGGTACGCCGTCGTGCTGGGCCGTCAGCCCCACCCTCTGCACATGGTGGCCGCGGGTGACTACGCCCGGATGGTGTCGAGCGCCTACCGCAAGCCCGAGGCCGCGAACAAAAGCCTCTACGTGTTCGGACCCGAGGCGGTGACGATTTCCGAGGCGTTGCGCCTCTACACCTCCCTTGCCGAGCCCGGCAAGCGGGTCATGGTCGCGCCCCTGCCGCTCATGTCGGCGCTCGACACCATCTTTATGGGTCGCCGACTGGCGAGGACTCTGGCGCTCATGAAGGTGATGCAGCGCGTCGGCGAGGTCGGCGACCCGAGCGAGGCCAACCGGCTCCTCGGCGCGCCGGCGACGACCCTGCATAGCTGGTGTGAGCTTCAGCGGCGCGGCCAAAGCGCTGTGGATCGCCAAGCATGA
- a CDS encoding TetR/AcrR family transcriptional regulator has product MKRETPPTRAERIQKASARRRTQRKEELRRAILDAAGRLFLEHGFERFSLRQVAEHIGYSATTIYLHFKDKDALLFAVALEGFSHFGEALQKAYESAEEPWQRLEAVGRAYIRFGLGHPVHYRLMFMQRGEFMTRPKPDDHRPPIDSFGVLLRAVEEALEAGVMKPGDPTGYANTLWAGVHGIVALTITMPFCDEVQAAQMADVFFPMTVRGLGHPRAGDAM; this is encoded by the coding sequence GTGAAAAGAGAGACGCCCCCGACCCGCGCCGAGCGCATCCAAAAGGCCAGCGCCAGGCGCCGCACGCAGCGGAAAGAGGAGCTGCGGCGGGCGATCTTGGACGCTGCTGGGAGGCTCTTCCTCGAGCACGGCTTCGAGCGCTTCTCCTTGCGGCAAGTCGCCGAGCACATCGGCTACTCGGCCACCACCATCTACCTGCACTTCAAGGACAAGGACGCGCTTCTCTTTGCCGTGGCCCTCGAGGGCTTCAGCCACTTCGGCGAGGCGCTGCAGAAGGCTTACGAGAGCGCCGAGGAGCCGTGGCAGAGGCTCGAGGCCGTCGGCCGCGCCTATATCCGCTTCGGTCTCGGCCATCCTGTTCACTACCGCCTCATGTTCATGCAGCGCGGCGAGTTCATGACCCGGCCCAAGCCCGACGACCACAGGCCGCCCATCGACTCGTTCGGCGTCCTGCTGAGGGCGGTCGAGGAGGCGCTCGAGGCCGGGGTCATGAAGCCCGGTGACCCGACGGGCTACGCCAACACCCTCTGGGCCGGCGTCCACGGCATCGTCGCGCTCACCATCACCATGCCCTTTTGCGACGAGGTTCAAGCGGCACAGATGGCCGATGTCTTTTTCCCGATGACCGTGCGGGGTCTAGGGCACCCGAGAGCAGGTGACGCGATGTGA